In the genome of Streptomyces sp. Tu 3180, the window CGCGGGCCGCCCCGAGGAGGCCCGCGCCCTCCTCACCGCCGCCGACGCCGTACTCGGCGAGCTCTCGGACAACGCCGCCAAGGGCGTCCGCGAGCTCGCCGAGCGGACCGCCGCACGCGTGCGGGAGGTCGGCTGAGGACGCGTGCGGGCCTCCGCGTCAGCCGAGCCGTGCAGGCTCGTCCCACCTGCGACCGACGGATGCCGGGCGGCCCTTGGCGGGGACCATCAGCAGCGACGGGAACGACGTCTCAGGGGAGGGTGAGGGCTCGTCCCCGGTACGGGGGAAGCAGGCCGAAGCGGCGCGAAAGCTACGGTGCGTGTCTCTAGGGTGATCCGTTAGTGACGGATGGGTGTGGTGCCTGCGGTGGGTCGAGGGGTGGGCGCCACTGTGCGGGTGGGTGAGGTGGTCACCGGTGACGGCTCAGGGTAGTGAGGGTGAGACGGGCATCCTGCGGTGCTTCGGGCAGCAGGTGCGGTTGCTGCGGACGAGCAGGGGGCTGACGCGGGCGGAGTTGGGCGCGAAGCTCGGGTACGGCGAGGACATGGTGACGTCGGTGGAGCTGGGGCGGCGCATTCCCAGGTCGGAGTTCATCGAGCGGGCGGACGCGGTGCTGGAGGCCGGCGGCCTGCTGACGGTGATGAAGGAGGAGGTGGCGCGGGCGCGGTACCCGGCGTTCTTCCGGGATGCGGCGAAGATGGAGGCGGAGGCGGTTGAGCTGCATGTGTATGCCAACCAGGCCGTGCCGGGGTTGTTGCAGGTCGAGGAGTATGCGCGGGTCGTGTTCGAGATGTGGCGCCCCCTGCTGGACGAGGAGACCGTGAATCAGCGCGTAGCCGCCCGGTTGGCCCGCCAGGAGTTGTTCTCACGCAGGCCCATGCCGACGATCAGCTTCGTCATCGAGGAGAGCACGCTGCGTCGGCCGCTGGGAGGGAGCGCGGTGATGCGAGCCCAGTTGGAGCAGATCCTCCTCTACGGCCAGCAGCGCAACGTCGAGATTCAGGTCATGCCGACTGACCGGCGTCAACATGCCGGGATGGGTGGACCGTTCACCTTGATGGAGACGAGCAAGGCGCAGAGGATCGCCTATGTGGAGGTGAACGAGCACAGCCACCTCTACAGTGAGCGGCCGGTGGTCCGGGGGTTCGAAGAGCGGTACGGCATCCTGCGAGCCCAGGGCCTTACGCCCTCGGAGTCACTGGCCTTCGTTCAGAAGCTGTTGGGAGACCTATGAACACGGAAGACGCGAGCCTCCAGCCCCGCTCGGAACTGTGCTGGCTTACGAGTAGCTACAGCAGCGGCGCGGGCGGCGAGTGCGTTGAGGTTGCTGTGGAGGTTACCGCTGTTCACGTGCGTGACTCGAAGCAGGTAGCGCAGGGTGGGCCTGTGCTGCAGGTCGGCTTGACGGCGTGGTCAGCGTTGCTTGCGGCGATGTGAGCTTGTTGCCGTCATGAGTCGACCATCCATAGCCGGTTGAACGGAAACATACGACGGCTCGCGAGGTGGGCGCTTCCCCAGGGGAAGCGCCCACCTTCGCTATGAGAAGCGGCACTCACGCCTTGCGGCTCCCAGGCGGAGTCCAGCGGCCAGCGGCGATCTCCTGGTCCAAGCGAGCTTGGAAGTGGGCGTGCGCAGCGCGCATCTCGGCCTCACGGTCAGCCTTATAGAAGGGAGCGGTATAGCCAGCCGGAGGCGGAGTGGTCTCCGGGTTTTCCAAGTGGGCCATGAGGTCGATGTAGTCCTGCTTGGTCTGGCCGTGGCCGTAGGTGTTGAAGTCTGCGGCAATCTTGCGTCCGTTGGCGTCGAAGTAGGTCGCAGACTCGTAGTCGTACAGCTGCGGGTAGCGCGACTTGAAAATTGCGGCGAGCTGGTCGGCGGTGATGCCGAGCCAGACGGCAACGAGGGCGTCCAGTTCGACAAGCGCGGCGCGGCGCTCGTACTCCGTGCGAAGCGGGGTTGAGTACTCCCAAGTCGAGTTGAGATTGGCGGCCAAGGGCTTGATGCGGGGCCATTGGGGGTTGGCCCAATCCTCATAGCCCGCCCATTGAGGGTCGAATAGGTCTTCCCAGATAGGAGCGTAATGAGCGGTGAGGGCATTCAAGCGGAGGGTACGTAGGAGTAGAGAGGGGGCGAGAGGGTGATTTGGCGTG includes:
- a CDS encoding helix-turn-helix transcriptional regulator, with the protein product MTAQGSEGETGILRCFGQQVRLLRTSRGLTRAELGAKLGYGEDMVTSVELGRRIPRSEFIERADAVLEAGGLLTVMKEEVARARYPAFFRDAAKMEAEAVELHVYANQAVPGLLQVEEYARVVFEMWRPLLDEETVNQRVAARLARQELFSRRPMPTISFVIEESTLRRPLGGSAVMRAQLEQILLYGQQRNVEIQVMPTDRRQHAGMGGPFTLMETSKAQRIAYVEVNEHSHLYSERPVVRGFEERYGILRAQGLTPSESLAFVQKLLGDL
- a CDS encoding DUF397 domain-containing protein translates to MNTEDASLQPRSELCWLTSSYSSGAGGECVEVAVEVTAVHVRDSKQVAQGGPVLQVGLTAWSALLAAM